Genomic DNA from Gossypium hirsutum isolate 1008001.06 chromosome A01, Gossypium_hirsutum_v2.1, whole genome shotgun sequence:
TTTCTCCCTTCTCTTCTATAGTTCAGTTTTATTCTCATAAAATAACTTTTAACACCACGAATCtactaaccaaaattcaaacaacttttttctCCAACCTCCGACACTGACCGTTaaattgacttggatctaagttatgttcttctactcatcgaTGGGTATTAATCGATCAATCGTaccaattatcaaattattactTAGAGCTCACTAGCGAaaccttaaaaaatatttaccagcccaatgacttaaataaaacttttgaatagtttaatcacttaaataaaatctttcaaatagttcaacgactaaaacaaaaaattattcataatttagtaactaacagtgaaattaacccttaaatttaCTAGAGCTCCCCTTTCATGCTTTACTATTGACTACAAAAACACCAATGGGCTATAATCAGAATCATACATGGTTGCAattttctttgcttttcttttttagatttttaggattaaattttgcatcaaaatcaaaccattttccatatttgttttttatatttgattttatctGTAGGAAAGCATTTCGATACCTCCAATCCATAATCGATGGAATCGATGTTTTGTGTTTCTTCAAAAaccaaattaaacttttaaaaggaatcacacaaaataaaccagaaaaaaaaaatgagCGACTCATCGTCGGAGAATCTGATTCTCGTGAGCCGCGAGCCGGACGGAATCGCGACCGTCACCATCAACCGACCGGCGTCCCTCAACTCGCTGAGTCAGCTTATGATAACTGACTTGGCTCGGGCCTTCAAGGACCTTGGAAGAGACGAGTCCGTTCGGGTCATTATCCTGTCCGGATCAGGACGGGCTTTCTGTTCGGGACTGGATTTGACAGCGGCGGAACAAGTTTTCAAGGGTGGCATGAAGGACAAAGAGTACGATCCCGTTTTTCAGATGGAACAGTGTCCGAAACCGATCATCGGAGCTATCAACGGAGTGGCGGTGACGGCCGGATTTGAGATCGCCCTCGCTTGTGATATTCTCGTCGCAGCTAAAGGAACCAACTTCATGGATACCCATACGAGGTTTTGTATTTTTTCCTAgaattagaaataatttttaaaatattctatataatatttgaaagttatttttattaatttaaacataaaatatgtatttttttttaaaaaggttaaattatggggtttttttacaatattatagttaaattcaagatttaattttttaatatattaattaagtcctaaaactatttagattaaaaatattaatatgaattaaaaaaatcatgtGAATAGCCACAACTCGGTTGTCATTAATATTATTGTAAGTGCAAAAAACATGTAGTTGAATCTGCTGAAACgcattattctattatttaagGATTGTGGAGGAGTTAtgagtaattttaaatattgtataaaaaaatcatGTGAGTAAAATGAATATCAAGATTAAATCCTCAATCTGAACTTAATAAAAAAACTAGAatcataatttaacctaaaaattataaactaaataaaatataattatattttattccaataattattattttttaacattaatcaaAAACATTTAAGTGATAACATAATAAAATCATACTAAAATGATGAACTAAAAATTATagactaaataaaaatataatttaattcaaataattattttttacatccaatataatataatataaataataattaaattataatccATTCGAATCGGGGCGAATTTAAGGAGATGACAagagtttaatttatttaaaatgacaatttttcatttaattttttttataatttataaaattttaaattaataaggataaaattatatttcgctttaaaaataataaaatttatatttatatttttaaaattattaaaatataaattattaattaaaataataaaattatatttttactattatataaattataatataattttggcCCTAAAAAAATCGTTATCACTTCACCATTGGTGGATGCTAAttttatatgtgtatatgtagATTCGGGATAGTTCCATCATGGGGATTATCCCAAAAGCTGCCACGTATTATAGGACCAAACAAAGCTCGTGAAGTATCGTTGACAGCCA
This window encodes:
- the LOC107936108 gene encoding probable enoyl-CoA hydratase 1, peroxisomal, with translation MSDSSSENLILVSREPDGIATVTINRPASLNSLSQLMITDLARAFKDLGRDESVRVIILSGSGRAFCSGLDLTAAEQVFKGGMKDKEYDPVFQMEQCPKPIIGAINGVAVTAGFEIALACDILVAAKGTNFMDTHTRFGIVPSWGLSQKLPRIIGPNKAREVSLTAMPFTSEEAQKLGFVNYVVEGTELLKKAREIARVVAHNNHDIVIRYKSLINDGFKLDLHQALALEKERAYKYYDKMTTEQFKKMQEFVAVRSSKKSSKL